In Gymnogyps californianus isolate 813 chromosome 1, ASM1813914v2, whole genome shotgun sequence, the following are encoded in one genomic region:
- the LOC127025423 gene encoding olfactory receptor 52B2-like, with the protein MAAINQTSLQPASFLLLGMAGLEDLHTWLSIPFCLMYIAALLGNFILLFVIVMERSLHEPMYLFLAMLAVADLLLSSSTVPKALSIFWSLSKEMSFHACLTQMFFTHLSFTAESTILLAMAFDRYVAICNPLRYATVFTHSVIAKIGLAAIARSFCVMFPTIFLLQRLPYCRYSVMPHTYCEHMGIAWLACANISINIWYGFATTLLSPGLDLVLIGVSYVLILQSVFRLSSKDAQLKAVGTCSSHACVILMFYAPAFFSFFTHRFGHNVPHRVHILLANICVLLPPMLNPIVYTMKNKLIREKVSQVFFRIGQVR; encoded by the coding sequence ATGGCAGCTATCAATCAAACCAGCTTACAGCCTgcctccttccttctgctgggCATGGCAGGCCTGGAGGACCTGCACACCTGGCTCTCCATCCCATTCTGCCTGATGTACATCGCGGCGCTCCTTGGCAACTTCATCCTCTTGTTTGTCATCGTGATGGAGCGGAGCCTCCACGAGCCAATGTACCTCTTCCTGGCCATGTTAGCGGTGGCAGATCTCCTATTATCCTCGTCCACAGTGCCCAAAGCCCTGAGCATATTCTGGTCCCTTTCCAAGGAGATGTCTTTCCACGCCTGCCTTACCCAGATGTTCTTCACACACCTGAGCTTCACTGCAGAGTCGACCATTCTGCTGGCCATGGCATTTGACCGGTACGTGGCCATCTGCAACCCCCTGCGATATGCCACAGTGTTCACGCACTCGGTGATAGCCAAGATAGGGCTGGCTGCAATAGCCAGGAGCTTTTGTGTGATGTTCCCAACAATATTCCTCCTTCAGAGGCTGCCATACTGCAGATACAGCGTCATGCCACACACCTACTGCGAGCACATGGGCATCGCCTGGCTGGCCTGTGCCAACATCTCCATTAACATCTGGTACGGCTTTGCCACCACCCTTCTGTCTCCAGGCCTGGACCTTGTGCTCATCGGGGTATCGTACGTCCTCATTCTCCAGTCTGTCTTCAGGCTCTCGTCCAAGGATGCCCAGCTCAAAGCAGTTGGCACCTGCAGCTCTCATGCTTGCGTTATATTAATGTTCTACGCCCCAGCATTTTTCTCGTTTTTCACTCATCGGTTTGGCCACAACGTCCCCCACCGTGTTCACATCCTGTTGGCCAATATCTGTGTGCTCCTGCCACCCATGCTAAACCCCATTGTCTACActatgaaaaacaaactaattCGAGAAAAGGTGTCCCAGGTATTCTTCAGGATTGGGCAAGTGCGGTGA